Proteins from a single region of Belliella baltica DSM 15883:
- a CDS encoding DUF3127 domain-containing protein yields the protein MEINGKIVQVMAEQSGNGRNGVWRKKDYILETEGNYPKKVALAVWGDKIDQFNLQQGDQVSAGIEIESREYNGKWYTDVKVWKVDKQGGAEANRQSQNTSAAMPDVTSFSSDEGDVLPF from the coding sequence ATGGAAATCAACGGAAAAATTGTTCAGGTAATGGCTGAGCAAAGCGGAAATGGTAGAAATGGTGTTTGGAGAAAAAAAGATTACATTCTTGAGACAGAAGGAAATTACCCTAAAAAAGTAGCTTTGGCAGTTTGGGGTGATAAAATTGACCAATTCAATCTTCAGCAAGGCGACCAAGTGAGCGCTGGAATTGAAATAGAAAGTAGAGAATACAATGGAAAGTGGTACACAGATGTAAAAGTTTGGAAAGTAGACAAGCAAGGTGGGGCTGAAGCTAACCGACAGTCACAAAACACCTCTGCAGCAATGCCTGATGTAACTTCATTTTCAAGTGATGAAGGGGATGTGTTGCCATTCTAA
- the purE gene encoding 5-(carboxyamino)imidazole ribonucleotide mutase produces the protein MTKQVGIIMGSKSDLPIMSEAAKALEELGVTYELTVVSAHRTPQRMIDYAESARKRGLKVIIAGAGGAAHLPGMVASLTSLPVIGVPILSSNSIDGWDSILSILQMPAGIPVATVALNGGKNAGILAASMIGAFDPKVAENMDNFKKDLKQKVEDSARELELKGWKESLED, from the coding sequence ATGACCAAGCAAGTAGGAATCATCATGGGTAGTAAGTCTGACCTTCCAATTATGTCAGAAGCAGCCAAGGCCCTTGAAGAATTGGGAGTAACTTACGAATTGACTGTAGTCTCAGCACATCGTACCCCACAAAGAATGATTGATTATGCCGAATCAGCTAGAAAAAGAGGCCTCAAAGTCATCATCGCAGGTGCTGGAGGTGCAGCACATTTGCCTGGAATGGTAGCTTCGTTGACATCGCTGCCCGTAATAGGTGTACCAATACTCTCCTCAAATTCTATCGATGGATGGGATAGTATCTTATCCATTCTCCAAATGCCAGCAGGAATCCCCGTGGCAACTGTTGCTCTAAATGGTGGGAAAAATGCAGGAATTTTAGCAGCATCAATGATTGGAGCTTTTGATCCAAAAGTTGCTGAAAATATGGACAACTTCAAGAAAGATCTCAAACAAAAAGTCGAAGATTCTGCCAGAGAGCTTGAACTTAAAGGTTGGAAAGAAAGCCTTGAGGATTAG
- a CDS encoding 5-(carboxyamino)imidazole ribonucleotide synthase, which translates to MQQNYQQKTLGILGGGQLGRMLIQSAINYNIDIHILDPDPNAPCKAIAHKFMRGSLTDYDTVYEFGQNCDVITIEIENVNTDALEKLVEEGKEVYPQPQLIKLIQDKREQKQFYKDNNIPTADFILTENKDDVISNLDFLPAVNKLGKEGYDGRGVQILRSADDLENAFEAPSLLEKLIDFDKELAVIVSRNKRGDLVAYPSVECAFHPTANLVEFLFAPANVSLEIEKKAKNVAIEVIEALDLIGILAVELFVTKDGEILVNEIAPRPHNSGHHTIEANFTSQFEQHLRAVMNMPLGNPDLRMPAAMVNLLGEEGYTGDALVEGLDEAMKEKGVYVHLYGKKITKPFRKMGHVTLLNEDLDVLKSKAKKIKELIKIKA; encoded by the coding sequence GTGCAACAAAATTATCAACAAAAGACTCTAGGGATACTTGGTGGTGGTCAACTAGGTAGAATGCTTATCCAATCAGCCATAAATTATAATATTGATATCCATATTTTGGATCCTGATCCCAACGCACCTTGCAAGGCTATTGCCCATAAATTCATGCGTGGATCTTTGACAGATTATGATACTGTCTATGAATTTGGTCAAAACTGCGATGTTATCACAATTGAAATAGAAAATGTGAATACAGATGCATTGGAGAAATTAGTCGAAGAAGGCAAAGAAGTCTATCCACAGCCCCAATTGATTAAATTGATTCAAGACAAAAGAGAACAAAAGCAATTCTACAAAGACAATAACATACCTACTGCGGACTTTATTCTGACGGAAAATAAAGATGATGTTATTTCAAATTTAGATTTTCTTCCAGCTGTAAATAAATTAGGGAAAGAAGGCTATGATGGCCGAGGTGTTCAAATATTGAGGTCAGCTGATGACTTAGAAAATGCTTTTGAAGCGCCAAGTTTGTTGGAGAAATTAATAGATTTCGATAAGGAGCTAGCAGTAATTGTATCTAGAAATAAAAGAGGGGACTTAGTCGCTTACCCATCAGTTGAGTGTGCTTTTCATCCTACTGCTAATTTGGTTGAGTTTTTATTTGCGCCAGCCAATGTAAGTCTTGAAATTGAGAAAAAGGCAAAAAATGTGGCCATTGAAGTTATAGAAGCATTGGATTTGATTGGAATTCTAGCGGTCGAACTTTTTGTGACTAAAGATGGAGAAATCCTCGTCAATGAAATTGCCCCAAGACCTCATAATAGTGGACATCATACTATCGAAGCCAATTTCACTTCACAGTTTGAGCAGCATCTAAGAGCGGTGATGAATATGCCTTTGGGTAATCCTGATTTGAGAATGCCTGCAGCTATGGTGAATCTACTTGGCGAAGAAGGATATACTGGAGATGCTTTAGTAGAAGGTTTAGATGAGGCCATGAAGGAAAAAGGGGTCTATGTTCACCTTTACGGGAAAAAAATCACAAAGCCTTTTAGAAAAATGGGACATGTGACCTTGTTAAATGAAGACCTTGATGTCTTAAAATCAAAAGCAAAAAAAATTAAAGAATTGATTAAAATAAAAGCATAA
- the katG gene encoding catalase/peroxidase HPI, producing MDHINETGNTAYNVNGGGKCPVMHGSNTQLGSGGTMNKDWWPNQLNLNILHQHAPKSNPLGEDFNYAEEFKKLDLLQVKKDLEEVLTTSQDWWPADYGHYGPFMIRMAWHAAGTYRTGDGRGGAGTGNQRFAPLNSWPDNGNLDKARRLLWPIKQKYGNKISWADLFILAGNVAIESMGLKTFGFSGGREDIFQPEEDIYWGTEDTWLGNKRYSGDRNLENPLAAVQMGLIYVNPEGPDGNPDPLASARDIRETFKRMAMNDYETVALTAGGHTFGKTHGAGDAALVGPEPEAAPMEQMGFGWISSFKSGKGRDTITSGLEGAWTPTPTTWDMSYFDVLFGYEWELTKSPAGAHQWAPKNLADKDKAPDAEDSNIKVGIMMSTADMAMKMDPEYRKISEHFHKNPEEFADAFKRAWFKLTHRDMGPKSRYIGSEVPAEDLIWQDPIPAVNHELVDSSDVASLKGKILASGLTVSELVYTAWSSASTFRGSDKKGGANGARIRLAPQKDWEVNQPEQLAKVLNVLKGIQGDFNSSQSGNKKVSLADLIVLGGCAAIEKAAKDGGFDITVPFTPGRMDATEEQTDAESFDWLKPEADGFRNYRKAAFTVADEEMLIDKAQLLELSAPEMTVLVGGMRVLGANYKNSKHGVFTNRPGTLSNDFFVNLVDIGVAWAPSRKEADTFEAHDRKTGEVKRTGTRVDLVFGSNSQLRAIAEVYAQDDSKEKFVKDFVKAWDKVMNLDRFDLA from the coding sequence ATGGATCACATCAATGAAACAGGCAATACAGCCTACAATGTAAATGGCGGAGGTAAATGCCCAGTTATGCATGGTTCAAACACTCAACTAGGAAGTGGAGGAACGATGAATAAAGACTGGTGGCCAAACCAACTCAATTTAAATATTTTACATCAGCATGCTCCAAAATCAAATCCACTTGGAGAAGATTTCAACTATGCTGAGGAATTCAAAAAATTGGACTTGCTTCAAGTAAAGAAAGATTTAGAAGAGGTTTTGACTACATCTCAGGACTGGTGGCCTGCGGATTATGGACACTATGGTCCCTTTATGATTAGAATGGCATGGCATGCTGCTGGTACTTACAGGACGGGTGATGGTCGAGGAGGAGCAGGAACGGGCAATCAAAGGTTTGCCCCATTAAATAGTTGGCCAGACAATGGAAACTTGGATAAAGCAAGGAGACTTCTTTGGCCAATTAAGCAGAAGTATGGCAATAAGATTTCTTGGGCAGACTTGTTTATTTTGGCTGGTAACGTAGCGATTGAGTCCATGGGTTTGAAAACCTTTGGTTTTTCTGGTGGTAGAGAAGATATTTTTCAACCTGAGGAAGATATATATTGGGGAACAGAAGATACTTGGTTAGGAAATAAAAGATATTCAGGTGATCGCAACCTTGAAAATCCACTAGCAGCGGTACAAATGGGATTAATTTATGTTAATCCAGAAGGCCCGGATGGTAATCCTGATCCTTTAGCATCTGCAAGAGATATTCGTGAGACATTCAAGAGAATGGCGATGAACGATTATGAAACAGTAGCTCTAACAGCAGGTGGCCATACATTTGGAAAGACACATGGTGCTGGAGATGCTGCATTGGTAGGTCCTGAGCCTGAAGCGGCACCAATGGAACAAATGGGTTTTGGATGGATAAGTAGCTTTAAAAGTGGTAAAGGAAGAGATACCATTACAAGTGGACTCGAGGGTGCATGGACGCCAACACCGACTACTTGGGACATGAGCTATTTTGATGTACTCTTTGGATACGAATGGGAATTGACAAAAAGTCCAGCAGGTGCACATCAGTGGGCGCCAAAGAATCTCGCCGACAAAGACAAAGCACCAGATGCAGAAGATTCTAATATCAAAGTGGGCATCATGATGTCTACAGCAGATATGGCTATGAAAATGGATCCAGAATACAGAAAGATTTCAGAGCATTTCCATAAAAATCCAGAGGAATTTGCCGATGCATTCAAAAGAGCCTGGTTCAAATTGACGCACAGGGATATGGGCCCAAAATCTCGTTACATAGGTTCTGAGGTTCCAGCAGAAGATCTTATTTGGCAAGATCCAATCCCTGCTGTAAATCATGAATTGGTTGATAGCAGTGATGTTGCATCCTTGAAGGGGAAAATCCTTGCTTCAGGTTTAACTGTATCAGAATTAGTTTATACTGCTTGGTCATCTGCATCTACTTTCCGTGGATCAGATAAAAAAGGTGGAGCCAATGGAGCGAGAATTCGCCTAGCTCCTCAAAAAGATTGGGAAGTAAATCAGCCTGAGCAATTAGCCAAAGTATTAAATGTCCTAAAAGGTATTCAAGGTGATTTCAATAGTTCGCAATCAGGAAATAAGAAAGTATCACTTGCGGATTTAATTGTTTTAGGAGGTTGTGCTGCGATTGAAAAAGCTGCTAAAGACGGTGGATTTGATATCACAGTACCTTTTACTCCAGGCAGAATGGATGCTACTGAAGAGCAAACTGATGCTGAATCATTCGATTGGTTGAAGCCAGAGGCTGATGGATTCAGAAACTACAGAAAAGCTGCATTTACGGTAGCAGATGAAGAGATGCTCATAGACAAGGCTCAATTGCTTGAGTTGAGTGCTCCAGAGATGACTGTTTTGGTTGGTGGTATGCGTGTATTAGGAGCTAACTACAAAAATTCCAAACATGGAGTATTCACAAACCGACCTGGTACATTAAGTAATGATTTCTTTGTGAATTTAGTTGATATCGGTGTGGCTTGGGCACCTTCTCGCAAAGAGGCAGATACTTTTGAGGCACATGATCGCAAAACTGGTGAAGTAAAGAGAACAGGCACAAGAGTTGACTTGGTATTTGGATCAAATTCTCAATTGAGGGCGATTGCTGAAGTTTATGCACAAGATGATTCGAAAGAAAAATTCGTGAAAGATTTTGTGAAAGCATGGGATAAAGTGATGAATCTAGATCGCTTTGATTTAGCCTAG
- a CDS encoding lmo0937 family membrane protein, with product MNSLLYLIAVILIIGWILGFFVYSVGGLIHILLVLAVISVILRLIGGQRI from the coding sequence ATGAATTCTTTATTATATTTAATCGCAGTTATTTTGATTATCGGGTGGATCTTAGGATTCTTCGTCTATAGCGTTGGTGGACTAATTCACATTCTTTTAGTCCTTGCAGTCATATCAGTTATACTTAGATTGATCGGTGGACAACGGATCTGA
- a CDS encoding MutS-related protein: MIDQIDFNKLEITLSNTKKKAAGLSIIRLFLFFGIMAVGIVGLSEIRLLLILLPVLVGLFVYFIIEFNKQKDKEAYLKELIKMNEERLLRKERKLSSFNPGTEFQEKSHPFANDLDLFGEHSLYQLINHTVNKGGREKLVAKMKSSFNPKKAQMESKSIEELAKKDTFLQSFEALGRAFIKKEKSKEAFYDWIGTDLTWKSWLFIPMILGPLGGLAMLIGTVYFGMPFGWIGLWILLGGVFLATVFKPLQEAAMLMPNQGDIKTFAFWSSLLVKEQFKNTHLKELQQAFKNEDIEAPKILKSLEQKTFMIQNRLNLMYLIFNLLFWTDLFLWWRLILWKDKNGKYLSQWEKSFEEWQVLVSLSSFSNEENLSCKVNWLDREEIRVENLCHPLLHPQIAIGNDFKMKDSNHIVLLTGANMSGKTTFMRTLGINMVLANLGLSPFAKSFEMGSFQLFTSMRNSDNLGESVSSFYAELARIKLLLDTAESGVRVFFLLDEILKGTNTKDRIMGSEALIHQLYSAGGKGIISTHDIELSELETKLNYLVNKSFHSEITDQEIHFDYTIKDGPCPSFNAHKLMELMGIRFNEN, translated from the coding sequence ATGATTGATCAAATAGACTTTAATAAATTAGAAATAACACTTAGCAATACCAAGAAAAAAGCTGCCGGTCTTTCGATTATAAGGCTTTTTTTGTTTTTCGGAATCATGGCTGTTGGAATCGTGGGGCTGAGTGAGATAAGATTACTTTTGATTTTATTACCTGTATTAGTTGGTCTTTTTGTTTATTTCATCATTGAATTCAACAAGCAAAAAGATAAGGAAGCCTATCTCAAAGAGCTGATCAAAATGAATGAGGAAAGGCTTCTGAGAAAGGAAAGAAAGCTGAGTAGTTTCAATCCGGGAACAGAATTTCAAGAGAAAAGCCATCCATTTGCAAATGACCTAGATCTATTTGGAGAGCACTCACTTTATCAGCTAATCAATCATACGGTCAATAAGGGAGGGAGAGAAAAGCTTGTCGCCAAGATGAAAAGCAGCTTTAACCCCAAAAAGGCTCAAATGGAAAGTAAAAGCATTGAGGAGCTCGCAAAGAAAGATACATTTTTGCAGAGTTTCGAAGCTTTGGGTCGTGCATTTATAAAAAAGGAAAAGTCAAAAGAAGCTTTTTATGACTGGATCGGCACAGATTTGACATGGAAATCCTGGCTTTTTATTCCCATGATTCTTGGACCCCTTGGGGGCTTGGCTATGCTGATTGGTACGGTATATTTTGGAATGCCATTTGGGTGGATTGGACTTTGGATTCTTTTAGGAGGAGTATTTCTTGCAACTGTTTTCAAGCCGCTTCAAGAGGCGGCTATGCTGATGCCTAATCAAGGAGACATTAAGACATTTGCTTTTTGGTCTTCTCTTTTAGTTAAAGAACAGTTCAAAAACACGCATTTGAAAGAACTTCAGCAGGCTTTTAAAAACGAAGATATAGAAGCTCCCAAGATTTTGAAATCTTTGGAGCAGAAGACTTTTATGATACAAAATAGACTAAATCTGATGTATCTAATTTTTAATCTACTCTTTTGGACAGACTTATTTCTTTGGTGGAGATTGATTTTATGGAAAGATAAAAACGGAAAATACCTCAGTCAATGGGAAAAAAGTTTTGAAGAGTGGCAAGTATTGGTTTCTCTATCATCTTTTTCCAATGAAGAAAACCTCAGCTGTAAAGTCAATTGGCTTGATAGGGAAGAAATCCGCGTGGAAAACCTTTGCCACCCCTTATTACACCCGCAAATTGCCATAGGAAATGATTTTAAGATGAAGGACTCCAATCATATTGTACTTTTGACTGGAGCGAATATGTCTGGTAAAACCACTTTCATGCGAACTTTGGGGATCAATATGGTTTTGGCCAACCTTGGACTTAGCCCTTTTGCGAAATCTTTCGAAATGGGGAGTTTTCAACTCTTTACAAGTATGCGAAACTCCGATAATTTGGGGGAAAGTGTCAGCTCTTTTTATGCAGAATTGGCCAGAATAAAGCTTTTACTTGATACAGCTGAGTCGGGTGTGAGGGTTTTCTTTTTATTAGATGAAATCCTAAAAGGAACCAACACCAAGGATAGGATTATGGGTAGTGAAGCGCTAATCCATCAACTCTATTCGGCGGGAGGAAAAGGAATCATTTCTACCCATGATATAGAGTTGAGTGAGCTAGAAACGAAATTGAATTACCTAGTAAACAAAAGTTTTCATAGCGAAATCACCGATCAAGAAATTCATTTTGATTACACGATAAAAGATGGGCCTTGCCCAAGTTTCAATGCACATAAGTTGATGGAACTGATGGGGATCAGATTTAATGAAAATTAG
- a CDS encoding AIR synthase related protein, with translation MNERYMQRGVSASKEDVHQAISKLDKGLFPKAFCKIVEDTLGNDPEYCNIMHADGAGTKSALAYMYWKETGDLSVWKGIAQDAIIMNTDDLLCVGAINNILVSSTIGRNKNLVPGEVISALIEGTEEVLQMLRENGVNVVLTGGETADVGDLVRTIIVDSTVTCRIRRDEVISNDKIKAGDVVVGLSSFGQATYEDFYNGGMGSNGLTSARHDVFSKVLKTKFPESFDPAVPESLVYSGKYGLTDPAPGTPVDIGKLVLSPTRTYAPIMVDVLKYLRPKISGIVHCSGGAQTKVLHFVDNVHVIKDNLFETPPLFKIIQEESGTDWKEMYKVFNMGHRMEIYLEERSAEEIIDIAEGFGVEAKIIGRVLPHEGKKVTIQGAHGTFEY, from the coding sequence ATGAACGAAAGGTATATGCAGCGTGGTGTTTCTGCTTCTAAAGAGGATGTTCACCAAGCAATTTCTAAGTTGGATAAAGGACTTTTTCCCAAAGCATTTTGTAAAATCGTAGAAGATACTCTTGGAAATGACCCCGAGTATTGCAACATCATGCATGCAGATGGAGCAGGGACAAAGTCAGCTTTAGCCTATATGTATTGGAAAGAAACGGGGGATTTGAGTGTATGGAAAGGTATTGCTCAGGATGCCATCATCATGAATACAGATGATTTGCTCTGCGTGGGTGCAATCAATAATATTCTGGTATCATCTACTATTGGTCGAAATAAAAACCTTGTACCTGGAGAGGTCATCTCAGCATTGATTGAAGGCACGGAGGAGGTTTTACAAATGCTTCGAGAAAATGGGGTCAATGTAGTTTTGACTGGAGGAGAGACTGCAGATGTCGGAGATTTGGTAAGAACGATCATTGTGGATAGTACTGTTACATGCAGAATACGCCGTGATGAAGTGATATCAAATGACAAAATCAAAGCAGGTGATGTAGTCGTAGGGCTTTCATCATTTGGGCAAGCGACATACGAAGATTTTTATAATGGCGGAATGGGTAGCAACGGCTTGACCTCAGCACGTCATGATGTTTTTTCTAAAGTACTCAAAACAAAATTTCCTGAAAGCTTCGATCCTGCTGTTCCTGAGAGTTTGGTTTATTCTGGAAAATATGGATTAACCGATCCAGCGCCGGGTACTCCTGTGGATATTGGAAAATTAGTCCTTTCTCCTACGCGAACGTATGCGCCGATTATGGTGGATGTATTGAAATATCTCAGACCTAAGATTAGTGGAATCGTACATTGCAGTGGAGGTGCACAGACCAAAGTGCTTCATTTTGTAGATAACGTACATGTGATCAAAGACAACCTGTTTGAAACTCCACCTTTATTTAAAATTATTCAGGAAGAGAGCGGTACTGATTGGAAGGAAATGTACAAGGTTTTCAACATGGGTCATAGAATGGAAATCTACCTCGAAGAGAGATCTGCTGAAGAGATAATTGATATTGCAGAAGGATTTGGTGTAGAGGCAAAAATTATCGGAAGGGTATTGCCACATGAAGGTAAGAAAGTCACCATTCAAGGTGCTCATGGTACTTTTGAATACTAG
- a CDS encoding neutral/alkaline nonlysosomal ceramidase, with the protein MLQKVLSTFFLVLFILSLIGVLLTKSIDRSDYKTKDYYLQTISDLENLEPNFSEGEFWQVGWSKVNATPEQPANLVGYAPRGKYEFVLDSSFVRVLVVGNGVQNIAILNYELLIVHPYLADRIKTSIKNQGFPIDFTYFTATHTHSGIGGYIPGLMGKVAFGGYDESIVKMLEQKTLEGLESALASQDTAFINYQISQTDTLVYNRFIKGGPIDPFIRQLTFQKNSGERAAFLTYSAHPTTLAVKFMGLSGDYPHYLMEKLEDKMYDFALFAAGAVGSQGPARTGNQPEHVEAFAEAVYRQSIKNVKQISPIAKEKIAFTKLPVALREAHYKLGKNVRLSPWIFETAFGNSDAHIDALLLGNTLLLSSSGEMSGVFMKDWEALAKSRGLNLMLTTFNGGYIGYITPDEYYDYDYHEVRGMNWYGPYNGAYFDELINGLILKSW; encoded by the coding sequence ATGCTTCAAAAAGTCCTTTCTACATTTTTCCTCGTGCTTTTTATACTTTCCTTGATTGGGGTTTTGTTGACAAAATCTATTGATAGATCTGATTATAAAACAAAAGACTATTATCTCCAAACCATTTCAGATCTTGAAAATCTCGAGCCCAACTTTTCAGAAGGGGAATTTTGGCAGGTGGGTTGGTCAAAAGTCAACGCGACTCCTGAGCAACCTGCAAACCTCGTAGGTTACGCACCACGTGGAAAATATGAATTTGTTCTAGATAGCAGTTTTGTGAGGGTTTTGGTTGTTGGAAACGGAGTTCAAAACATTGCGATTTTGAATTACGAGTTGCTGATCGTTCACCCCTATTTAGCGGATAGAATAAAAACGAGTATAAAAAATCAAGGCTTTCCAATTGATTTTACTTACTTCACTGCTACGCATACTCACAGCGGAATTGGAGGGTATATCCCAGGATTGATGGGCAAAGTTGCTTTTGGTGGATATGATGAATCTATAGTGAAGATGCTTGAGCAAAAAACACTCGAAGGACTGGAATCAGCTTTGGCAAGTCAAGACACTGCTTTTATCAATTATCAGATTTCTCAAACAGATACTTTGGTATACAATCGATTCATCAAAGGAGGACCGATTGATCCATTTATTCGACAGTTGACTTTTCAGAAAAATTCAGGTGAGCGTGCTGCATTTTTAACATACAGCGCCCATCCGACTACTTTGGCGGTAAAGTTCATGGGTTTATCGGGTGATTACCCACACTATTTGATGGAGAAATTAGAAGATAAAATGTATGATTTTGCTTTGTTTGCCGCTGGTGCAGTAGGAAGTCAGGGGCCTGCTCGAACAGGGAATCAACCAGAGCATGTGGAAGCTTTTGCTGAGGCAGTTTATCGGCAAAGCATAAAAAATGTGAAGCAAATCAGCCCAATAGCAAAAGAGAAAATAGCATTTACAAAGCTCCCAGTAGCTCTTCGAGAAGCGCATTATAAATTGGGAAAAAATGTACGGTTGAGCCCATGGATTTTTGAAACAGCATTTGGTAATAGCGATGCACATATTGATGCACTTCTTTTAGGAAACACTCTGCTTTTGAGTTCAAGTGGGGAAATGTCAGGAGTCTTTATGAAAGATTGGGAAGCCTTAGCAAAAAGTCGTGGGCTAAATTTGATGTTGACTACTTTCAATGGGGGTTACATTGGATACATAACTCCTGATGAGTATTATGATTACGATTACCACGAAGTTCGAGGAATGAATTGGTATGGGCCATACAATGGAGCTTATTTTGATGAATTAATCAATGGATTGATTTTGAAAAGCTGGTGA
- the hflX gene encoding GTPase HflX, which translates to MTKYSKKLQKLHETAPKVDTAVLVALIKQGQSDRQIHDFLDELAFLTETLGAKTVYRFTQRLEKPDVKSFVGTGKLEEIRTYIEHFEVDMVIFDDDLSPSQMRNLENELKVKVYDRSLLILDIFLKRAQTAQAKTQVELARFQYLLPRLTNMWTHLERQRGGTTTRGGSGEKEIETDKRDIRGRITLLKEKLKEVEKQGITQRKSRKGIVRVSLVGYTNVGKSTLMNLITKTDILAENKLFATVDSTVRKVVLENIPFLLSDTVGFIRKLPTHLIESFKSTLDEIREADLLIHVVDISHPGFEDHIAVVNETLNEIGARDKPMLLVFNKIDLVAQMPSEEEQMNMTEIELEESNFLDFEKLSEAYKKKTGISPVFMAAESGQNVEEFREVLVREVKKEHKKMYPHYLEDEKIDMTGFEE; encoded by the coding sequence ATGACTAAATATTCAAAAAAACTTCAAAAATTACATGAAACCGCTCCAAAGGTGGATACTGCAGTTCTTGTAGCCCTGATCAAACAAGGACAGTCTGACAGGCAAATCCATGATTTTTTGGATGAGCTTGCTTTTTTGACTGAGACTTTAGGAGCAAAAACCGTCTACAGATTCACCCAAAGACTGGAAAAACCTGATGTAAAAAGTTTTGTTGGAACGGGAAAACTAGAAGAAATCAGAACTTATATAGAGCATTTTGAAGTCGATATGGTCATTTTTGATGATGATCTTTCTCCGTCTCAAATGAGAAACTTGGAAAATGAACTCAAAGTAAAAGTTTATGATAGGTCTTTGCTGATTTTGGATATTTTCCTCAAAAGAGCTCAAACCGCACAAGCAAAAACGCAAGTTGAATTGGCAAGATTTCAATATCTTTTGCCTCGACTGACAAATATGTGGACTCACTTGGAAAGACAAAGAGGTGGGACAACCACGCGTGGTGGATCAGGTGAAAAAGAAATTGAAACTGATAAAAGAGATATTCGTGGAAGGATTACACTTCTCAAAGAAAAACTCAAAGAAGTTGAAAAACAAGGTATTACTCAGCGTAAAAGCAGAAAAGGAATAGTTCGGGTTTCGTTGGTGGGTTATACTAACGTCGGAAAAAGCACCTTGATGAATCTGATCACTAAAACTGATATTTTAGCCGAAAACAAGCTTTTTGCAACTGTGGATTCCACTGTAAGAAAAGTAGTGCTTGAGAATATTCCTTTCTTGCTTTCAGATACGGTTGGGTTTATCAGGAAATTGCCTACTCACTTGATTGAATCTTTCAAATCTACTTTGGACGAAATTAGAGAGGCAGATTTATTAATTCATGTCGTGGACATTAGTCATCCGGGTTTCGAAGATCATATCGCTGTTGTCAATGAAACATTGAATGAGATAGGCGCAAGAGATAAGCCAATGCTGCTCGTTTTCAACAAAATCGATCTAGTGGCTCAGATGCCTTCTGAAGAGGAGCAAATGAATATGACAGAAATCGAATTGGAAGAAAGCAACTTCCTAGACTTCGAAAAACTCTCGGAAGCTTACAAGAAAAAAACCGGAATTTCTCCAGTTTTCATGGCAGCAGAAAGTGGTCAGAATGTTGAAGAATTTAGAGAGGTCTTAGTCAGAGAAGTCAAAAAAGAGCATAAGAAAATGTATCCGCACTATCTGGAAGATGAAAAGATAGACATGACAGGATTTGAAGAATAG
- the rfbC gene encoding dTDP-4-dehydrorhamnose 3,5-epimerase, whose amino-acid sequence MKVHPTPFEGVFELIPRIFEDSRGYFFESFRAEALESQGIQINWVQENQSYSQAGTIRGLHFQKKPYAQAKLVRVIHGKVLDVIVDLREDSKTFGQHFSIVLDSKINNALFIPEGFAHGFSVLDTAIFMYRCSNYYNKEAEGGILWNDPELNIDWQVENPILSEKDITWPTLEEFKRHTGGL is encoded by the coding sequence ATGAAAGTACACCCAACTCCATTTGAAGGGGTTTTTGAACTGATACCAAGGATTTTTGAAGATAGTAGAGGGTATTTCTTTGAATCCTTTAGAGCGGAAGCCTTAGAATCACAAGGAATACAAATCAATTGGGTTCAAGAGAATCAATCTTACTCCCAAGCGGGAACCATCCGTGGTTTACATTTTCAAAAAAAACCTTATGCTCAAGCCAAATTGGTTCGGGTTATCCATGGAAAAGTTTTAGATGTAATTGTTGATTTGAGAGAGGATTCCAAGACTTTTGGTCAACATTTTAGTATAGTGCTAGATAGTAAAATCAACAATGCCCTATTTATTCCAGAGGGTTTTGCTCATGGATTTTCTGTATTGGATACAGCGATTTTCATGTACAGGTGTTCCAATTATTATAATAAAGAAGCTGAAGGAGGAATTCTATGGAATGATCCTGAGTTAAATATAGATTGGCAAGTAGAAAATCCTATTCTTTCTGAAAAAGATATTACATGGCCAACATTAGAGGAATTTAAAAGACACACAGGGGGTTTATAA